The Malus domestica chromosome 13, GDT2T_hap1 genome includes a window with the following:
- the LOC103453072 gene encoding UPF0613 protein PB24D3.06c-like has translation MNRSLSASSSSSSPSSSSGSWFSGVVRGRSDRAGSVKMGADSLSGGSGDNSGPVVRKNQFRGVLFKYGPKPIQVAFKTGDYRQQVIFIGGLSDGFLATEYLEPLAIALDKEKWSLVQPLLSSSYSGYGTSSLKQDAVELDQLISHFINKEDSEGVVLLGHSTGCQDIVHYICTNAACSRAVRAAILQAPVSDREYRATLPETAAMIDLASTMICEGHGSELMPSAADPGAPITAYRYHSLCAYNGDDDMFSSDLTDDQLRLRLGHMANTPCQVIFSMADEYVPDYVDKKALVQRLCKAMGGAEKVEIEHGNHSLSNRVDEAVHAIIDFVKRDGPKGWDDPWH, from the exons ATGAATCGCTCGCTGTCTGCGtcgtcttcgtcttcttctccGTCGTCTTCCTCCGGTTCGTGGTTCTCCGGCGTCGTCCGTGGCCGGTCGGACCGGGCCGGGTCCGTCAAGATGGGAGCAGACTCCCTTTCGGGCGGTTCCGGCGACAATTCCGGCCCCGTTGTGCGGAAGAATCAGTTCCGAGGCGTGCTCTTCAAGTACGGCCCCAAACCTATTCAG GTAGCATTTAAAACAGGTGATTATCGACAGCAAGTCATTTTTATTGGTGGACTGTCTGATGGTTTTCTGGCAACAGA ATACTTGGAACCTCTTGCAATTGCTTTGGACAAAGAGAAATGGTCACTTGTTCAACCACTCTTGTCATCTTCATACAGTGGATATGGCACTTCCAGCTTGAAACAA GATGCGGTGGAACTTGATCAGCTGATCAGTCACTTTATAAACAAAGAAGATTCTGAGGGTGTGGTACTGCTTGGCCATAGTACTGGCTGTCAG GATATTGTACATTACATATGCACCAATGCTGCATGCTCCCGAGCAGTCCGTGCTGCCATTCTTCAG GCCCCAGTCAGTGATCGGGAATATAGAGCAACTCTTCCCGAAACAGCTGCTATGATTGACTTGGCTTCAACCATGATTTGTGAAGGACATGGGTCGGAATTAATGCCAAGTGCAGCAGATCCAGGAGCCCCGATAACTGCCTATCG GTATCACTCCCTTTGTGCATACAACGGGGATGATGACATGTTTAGTTCTGACCTTACTGATGACCAGCTGAGGTTGAGACTTGGGCACATGGCTAATACACCTTGTCAG GTTATATTTTCCATGGCTGATGAATATGTGCCAGACTATGTTGACAAGAAAGCACTGGTCCAAAG ATTGTGCAAAGCAATGGGTGGTGCTGAGAAAGTTGAAATTGAACACGGGAATCACTCCCTGTCCAACAGAGTTGATGAAGCTGTTCATGCGATCATTGATTTTGTTAAAAGAGACGGACCGAAAGGCTGGGATGATCCGTGGCATTAG
- the LOC103453071 gene encoding uncharacterized protein, giving the protein MPEKGLGWPPSQPWTASPRLGPLLQWRVGLLTAAVLVGMVVVWSVDAGTMQNFVDATRTRQAYPTTKVSALANLAQTQQNIDVKSFDIAVNQTQNQTKPTQSQTNMTQNQINQTNPTQRQTNMTQNQINASQFKTHLDSQNPVNFSQSGPVSAQNSTGVSLKSGTSSWVVAELEPNFTKSLLARWLAPGGEPCKVSRTVEIAILDLDGKDLIELSAGEIYEFQFLALGEDKSPRCLGGDYFETDLSGESWKSRPLVTDFGNGSYSVKLQVHPDFVGLYNFTVILLFRHFEGLRFSPARFSYDRELRKIPVRFVKGTAKLPELRTCEESDFGREIWAGRWTRHGKNDGCEISNDGRYRCLARDFPCQSPWCNGSLGVLESNGWVYSAHCSFRLFSANDAWNCLSNRWIFFWGDSNHVDSIRNTLNFILDRPDIPSVPRRFDSNFSNPKDPSQTVRITSIFNGHWNETQNYQGLNSLKDEGFRNLLKKYFSQETVPDTIIMNSGLHDGYYWRNIRSFSIGASHAATFWAEIMESIRQRGLTVPKVFYRTTIATGGYARTLGFNPSKMEAFNSVLLDKLKEAGLLSGVIDNFDMTYPWHYDNRCNDGVHYGRAPLKMKWRDGEIGHYYFVDLMLDHILLNALCAGRQASTNM; this is encoded by the coding sequence ATGCCGGAGAAGGGACTGGGCTGGCCACCATCGCAGCCGTGGACGGCGAGTCCGAGGTTGGGTCCTTTGCTTCAATGGCGAGTTGGGTTGTTAACGGCGGCGGTCCTCGTCGGAATGGTGGTGGTTTGGAGCGTCGATGCCGGAACTATGCAGAACTTCGTCGACGCTACAAGGACCCGCCAAGCTTACCCCACCACAAAGGTTAGTGCTTTAGCTAATCTCGCCCAAACCCAACAAAATATCGACGTCAAATCGTTCGACATTGCGGTTAATCAGACCCAGAACCAGACCAAGCCGACCCAGAGCCAAACCAATATGACCCAGAACCAAATCAACCAGACCAATCCGACCCAGAGACAAACCAATATGACCCAGAACCAAATCAATGCGAGCCAGTTCAAAACCCACTTGGATTCTCAGAACCCAGTTAATTTTTCCCAATCTGGACCAGTTTCTGCCCAGAATTCAACTGGGGTTTCTCTGAAATCCGGAACTTCGAGTTGGGTTGTAGCTGAATTGGAACCTAACTTCACGAAGAGTCTTCTGGCTAGGTGGCTAGCTCCGGGAGGAGAGCCCTGTAAAGTTTCGAGAACAGTAGAAATTGCTATCCTTGATTTGGACGGTAAGGATCTGATCGAATTATCGGCTGGTGAAATCTATGAGTTCCAGTTTCTGGCATTGGGGGAGGATAAGAGCCCTAGATGTTTGGGTGGGGATTACTTCGAAACCGATCTTTCTGGGGAGTCATGGAAGTCTAGGCCTCTGGTGACAGATTTTGGCAATGGTTCTTATTCTGTTAAGCTTCAAGTTCATCCGGATTTTGTGGGGTTGTACAATTTTACTGTCATTCTACTTTTCAGGCATTTTGAGGGTCTTAGATTTTCACCAGCTAGGTTTTCTTATGATAGAGAGCTGCGAAAGATTCCGGTCAGGTTTGTAAAGGGCACGGCGAAGTTGCCTGAGCTGCGTACTTGCGAAGAGTCCGATTTTGGGAGAGAGATTTGGGCAGGAAGGTGGACTAGGCATGGGAAGAATGATGGTTGTGAAATTAGTAATGACGGTCGGTATCGTTGCCTAGCCCGGGATTTTCCTTGCCAAAGTCCATGGTGCAATGGCTCATTGGGGGTGTTGGAGAGTAATGGTTGGGTTTACTCCGCGCATTGTTCGTTTAGATTGTTTTCGGCTAATGATGCTTGGAATTGCTTGAGCAACCGGTGGATTTTCTTTTGGGGCGACTCCAATCACGTAGACTCAATACGCAACACTCTCAACTTTATATTGGATCGGCCTGATATACCTTCAGTTCCTAGACGGTTCGATAGCAACTTTTCAAATCCGAAAGACCCTTCTCAGACCGTTCGAATTACAAGCATCTTCAATGGTCATTGGAACGAAACGCAAAACTACCAAGGGTTGAATTCTTTGAAAGATGAAGGGTTTAGGAACTTGTTAAAGAAGTACTTCTCACAAGAGACAGTTCCAGATACTATAATCATGAACTCTGGATTACACGACGGTTATTACTGGCGCAACATAAGATCATTCTCTATTGGTGCAAGCCATGCAGCAACATTTTGGGCGGAAATCATGGAGTCGATAAGGCAGAGAGGATTGACGGTGCCAAAAGTCTTTTACCGGACAACAATAGCCACTGGTGGGTACGCAAGAACTCTGGGATTTAACCCGAGTAAAATGGAGGCATTTAATTCTGTGTTGTTAGATAAGTTGAAGGAAGCCGGGCTCCTCTCTGGTGTAATTGACAATTTCGACATGACCTACCCGTGGCATTATGATAATCGGTGCAACGATGGGGTGCACTATGGCCGAGCTCCTTTGAAGATGAAGTGGAGAGATGGCGAAATTGGGCACTATTATTTTGTCGACCTTATGTTGGATCATATACTGCTGAATGCACTCTGCGCAGGAAGGCAAGCTTCTACAAACATGTGA
- the LOC103453070 gene encoding uncharacterized protein gives MAFTWGSALRIALLLLLLAAVATACFTLPVEKILKDFLLWVEQDLGPWGPLVLAVAYIPLTVLAVPASVLTLGGGYLFGLPVGFVADSIGATLGAGAAFLLGRTIGRSFVVSRLKDYPQFRAVAIAIRRSGFKIVLLLRLVPLLPFNMLNYLLSVTPVPIGQYMLASWIGMMPITFALVYVGTTLKDLSDVTHGWGEFSKTRWAFIILGLVVSVILMICVTRVAKAALEKALAENEDIDNIDIIPELPVVSETPVDLDQPLLIKIDASDDHHEK, from the exons ATGGCGTTTACTTGGGGTTCCGCGCTCAGGATcgctctcctcctcctcctcctggcCGCCGTTGCCACTGCTTGTTTCACTCTTCCCGTGGAAAAG ATTTTGAAGGACTTCTTATTATGGGTTGAGCAGGATCTTGGTCCCTGGGGTCCCCTTGTGCT GGCTGTTGCATACATTCCACTAACAGTCTTGGCAGTACCAGCTTCAGTACTTACT CTCGGTGGTGGTTATCTTTTTGGGCTACCTGTTGGCTTTGTTGCTGATTCAATTGGAGCCACTTTAGGTGCAGGGGCTGCTTTTCTTCTAGGAAGAACT ATTGGGAGATCATTTGTTGTTTCAAGGTTGAAGGATTATCCTCAGTTCCGGGCAGTTGCAATTGCAATTCGGAGATCCGGATTTAAG ATTGTTTTGTTGCTTCGCCTTGTTCCCTTGCTCCCATTCAACATGCTAAATTACCTCCTTTCTGTGACTCCTGTTCCAATAGGACAATACATGCTGGCTTCCTGGATAGGGATGATG CCAATAACATTTGCGCTAGTATATGTTGGAACAACTCTCAAGGATCTTTCTGATGTGACCCATGGATGGGGTGAATTTTCAAAGACCCGTTGG GCTTTTATCATATTGGGCCTTGTAGTCTCTG TGATTTTAATGATTTGTGTTACAAGAGTTGCCAAGGCCGCTTTGGAAAAAGCTTTGGCCGAAAATGAGGATATTGATAACATTGATATTATACCAGAGTTACCTGTTGTCTCCGAAACACCAGTGGATCTCGACCAGCCTCTTTTAATCAAGATAGACGCGTCTGACGACCATCATGAGAAATGA
- the LOC103453069 gene encoding uncharacterized protein, producing MPRFGIFPTGGCFDGCRDHTQQSSGFGTRVWNLSDKPVELQIRVGSILKKVHTLKPGSSKRLKCKSIYKAYMPGGEGGGSGRGSMRGLLYYYDETCHPYVWIHDTGGDTLRMVKQQYISLEDLRECCEIRIFRDHQRGCVSVRKKPRPDFC from the coding sequence ATGCCCAGATTTGGTATCTTCCCAACTGGTGGCTGCTTTGATGGATGCAGGGATCACACACAGCAATCCTCAGGATTTGGAACTAGGGTTTGGAACCTGAGTGACAAGCCTGTGGAACTGCAGATAAGAGTTGGGTCCATACTAAAAAAGGTTCACACTTTGAAACCAGGCTCCTCCAAGAGGCTGAAGTGCAAGAGCATATACAAGGCCTATATGCCCGGCGGAGAGGGTGGCGGCAGCGGCCGTGGCAGCATGAGGGGCTTGCTGTATTACTACGACGAAACTTGCCACCCTTACGTTTGGATTCATGACACTGGTGGTGATACATTGAGGATGGTCAAGCAGCAGTATATCAGTCTTGAGGATCTCAGGGAGTGTTGTGAGATCAGGATTTTCAGGGATCATCAGAGAGGCTGCGTTTCGGTTCGGAAGAAACCGAGGCCGGATTTTTGCTGA